taATATTCTCGTTAAAGAATATCATTTCGACTCTTTTTCAAAAGGttgatattttaaatagactCTTTTTAAAAAGTTAAGGGCCAAATTTAGctttaaaaaatggttaaattgacAAAATGTGTAAACATAAGAGCTAAATTAAACATTATGCcttctaaaaataaaagtataaagacCCGATTCTAAATTTATGAAGCGTAAagggacttatgacatattttaaccaattATTAAACTAAATCGCCGGCTGTTTGGAAATTAGCTAAAATACTATATTACCAACCCGCCAGCTCTGTCCCTCTCCTTCTCCATTCTTTCACAAACAAAAACAAATCAAAAAACAAAGAATTCAGTTATAAACACGTCgaaaatttgtttaaattattgAAGTAAATAATTGTTCTTTTTAATatacaaatttatttatttatatttgttcATCGTTTCATGCTTTTGGCTTCCATTAGATCTTCATTgccatttttgtttttttttttttgttttttttggatCTTTCAAATCCAGAGATTTGAAGATCGCTTCCGTTTTCTTCGATGAGCACCATTGCGGAGGTAACTTTGCTGCTtctatcattttttaaaaaaagaaatgaCCATTGTTTGATTCATTCATTGTTGAATTGATTGATTGGTTATGTTTTTTTATGATTGTTATGAACTATGGAGAGGAATTGAATGATCAAGTGTTTTTTTGTTGGATTTGAACGAGTCTTATAGTCTAGATAGGTTAGATCAACGAGGTCTTTGATTTGAGTTGACTTTTTTTTGTTGTCAAACTTTTTAATGGAAGTGATTGAAAGATGCTGCTGCTGTGTTTGGTTTTAATAGTTAGGGGAACAAATCTTTACGTTTCTTTCTTTCGCACATGTTGAAAAATAGTGTTTGCTTTTGAGCCTTTTAAATTGCACAGAGAAAACGGAAAAAAAGTAGGTAAATTTTGTATACTGGTTGTATTTATTTTGAAGTATAGAGCGTTTGCTTGAATTTACTcttctttttaacttttttttttttacctataTGTAGCTTTAAGCTTAAGGGATTGATCAGGTTTATCTTGGTATTTAAGTGTACCCTTTTAATTAAGTTCTGTTTTTCAGATATGATGGATACTTGTGTTACAAACTAAGTATTGTAACTCTTTTTCACCTATGGTTTCTTTTTACAGATCACATTACATTGATCCATTGAAGAATCTGGGGTTGGTTGTTGGATACTGATTGATTACCTTGAGGAGGAAACTGAAACAAAGGAGAAACACATGAATATAGAGCACTTTTGTTTATACTAGATGAAGGTACCTAAGGAGTGGCGATTAGGTAGCATGGGTGATACTAAGATCTTGCCTGGATCTCGCCATCGCTCTCCTTTGAAGAGGCCAATATGGATTATTTTAATGGTTTCTTTTGTCAGCCTTTTTCTAGTTTGTGCTTACATCTATCCACCGAACAGCGATGTTGCATGTTATGTATTTTCTTCTAGAGGTTGCAAGGTCCTTACTGATTGGCTTCCTCCTCCTAAAAGGGAATTAACTGATGAGGAGATTATTTCACGGGTTGTGGTTAGGGATATTTTGGATACACCTCCAGTCGAATCCAAAAATCCTAAAATTGCATTCATGTTCTTAACTCCAGGTTCATTGCCATTTGAGAAGCTTTGGGATATGTTCTTCCGTGTAAGTTTTTTTTGGTTGTTGTTGCTAGTTCATTTTTCCCTTCCGTGATCTAATGTCTTCATATTCTTCATGGACTTTATTTTTTATTCCATTAAATCTCATGGTTATTATCCTGAAATTCTGGTTGGTCATTTTACTAGTTTTTGTGTCCAGGAATTGCCTAATATGAATGAGAGCCATATGTATTTCATTTTAGTAAAGAACATTTCCTTTGTTGATTGCCAATGCAAATATGTTAATGTGTATGGCGAAGGTATTAGTGAAATCAATCTGGCTTATTGTGAATTGATATAATTGCTAGGGTGGAGGACAAGGCAGATTCCCCTGCTTTGTATGATTCAGGATGTCTGTATCAATGCCTTTTGGTTATATCGACTGTCTGCTCAGTCTGTATTGTTTCTGTTGAATTCTTGCAGAAAGGAATTCTAATAACTTTGTATATCTTTTTCCGCATTTTTGGTTTTTGAATTATAATAACCATGTATCCTGATAAAAAGGTTTGCTCAATTTTCTTGGCAGGGTAATGAGGGAAGATTTTCTGTTTATATCCATGCATCAAAAGAAAAACCAGTGCATGTGAGCCCTTACTTCCTTAACCGGGAAATTCACAGTTCTCCGGTATGTTTCTTAGATCAAATTTTGTGGTTGAGCTTTGCTATCTGATATATGACTACTTCAACAATTATTGTACGGTTAGTTTTTCTATTGATTTATTTATTGACACTGAATTTGCAGGTTACATGGGGAGCATTTTCTATGGTTGATGCAGAGAGACGATTATTGGCATATGCTCTAAAAGATCCTGATAACCAACATTTTGTTTTACTCTCTGACAGGTAAAATATAGTTCGTGTCATTAACACCCCCGCCCCTcccaaaatatacatatatatatatttacttgtaCTTTTACCAAATCTGAAGTATTGATGGTGACATTGCAGTTGTATTCCATTGCATAATTTTGATTACGTCTACAATTATCTAATGCATGCTAATATGAGTTTCATTGACTGGTGAGTAGAATCTGAGAGTATTACACATACACATACGCATAATGGACTTTGTTGCACCATTTCCCTTGTTTGAAATTTATCCCACCCACTTTGTTTGCCAGCTTTGTGGATCCTGGACCTCATGGAAATGGCAGGTATTCAACACGCATGTTACCTGAAGTAGAAGAGAAAGACTTCAGAAAGGGTGCACAGGTATGTGTTAATTGATATTATAAAGTCTCTTATGAACTTATACAGTGTCTTGTTGTAGCAAGTTTAAATCATTGAATTTTATGCAGTGGTTCACAATGAGGCGGCAGCATGCTCTGCTAGTCATGGCTGACAGTCTTTACTATTCAAGGTTTCGGGATTACTGCAGggtaaattttattaaagtatTCTGTTCTCGTTTCGAATTTACAGCAGCCTTGCATTCATTGATGAGAGCGTTGGTTCACTTTTATTTGTTCCAATTTTAATGATTATTCTTTGTATTCACCATTTCGACTATAATGTTGAAACATAAGAAGAATTAATTTTAGGTGGCCTAAGTGTAACTTCTTTTGGTACATGATGCCAAAAGTAGCTCTTAACAATTGCTGTTTATCGAAAGCATTACGTATCCTTACCATTGTCTGTTAGACTGGTCTCAACTATCCTTATTGATGTTTATTTCCGTCATTTTCTAGCTTAACTATTAGCATTAGCACTAAGATAGTATTTCTAGCTTTAACAAGGGCACAAAATGATAGAATTTGTGCCTAAGTTTATGTTGCTGACATTCAGTCATTCACGTTCTTGATTATAACAGCCATTTGCGGATGGCAAAAACTGCATTGCCGACGAGCATTACCTCCCAACCTTTTTCAATGTAAGAATCATACTCTGCATCATGTTTCATACATTTCACTTTAGCTTCTTCTAACGCTTGTTCCTTTTATCAGTTGGTTGACCCCGGTGGCATCGCAAACTGGTCAGTAACGCGCGTTGACTGGTCTGAGAGAAAATGGCACCCTAAATCATACAGGGCACAGGATGTTACATATGATCTTCTAAGGAATTTTACGGTACACTCTATTAACTTATA
Above is a genomic segment from Gossypium arboreum isolate Shixiya-1 chromosome 8, ASM2569848v2, whole genome shotgun sequence containing:
- the LOC108468997 gene encoding glycosyltransferase BC10-like, yielding MKVPKEWRLGSMGDTKILPGSRHRSPLKRPIWIILMVSFVSLFLVCAYIYPPNSDVACYVFSSRGCKVLTDWLPPPKRELTDEEIISRVVVRDILDTPPVESKNPKIAFMFLTPGSLPFEKLWDMFFRGNEGRFSVYIHASKEKPVHVSPYFLNREIHSSPVTWGAFSMVDAERRLLAYALKDPDNQHFVLLSDSCIPLHNFDYVYNYLMHANMSFIDCFVDPGPHGNGRYSTRMLPEVEEKDFRKGAQWFTMRRQHALLVMADSLYYSRFRDYCRPFADGKNCIADEHYLPTFFNLVDPGGIANWSVTRVDWSERKWHPKSYRAQDVTYDLLRNFTSIDMTTHITSNAGGEELLQPCIWNGTRRPCYLFARKFYPETLDKLVTLLNF